From one Bos indicus x Bos taurus breed Angus x Brahman F1 hybrid chromosome 7, Bos_hybrid_MaternalHap_v2.0, whole genome shotgun sequence genomic stretch:
- the LOC113896477 gene encoding olfactory receptor-like protein OLF4: MYLVTVFGNLLIILAVSDPCVHTPMYFFLSNLSFVDICFTSTTIPKMLWNIQTQSKVITYEGCITQMFFFTLFAGLDDFLLTVMAYDRFVAICHPLHYTVIMNPQICGILVLVSWAIIVSLFYCTSLGVYLSSSATQSSHSSEIASVMYTVVTPMLNPFIYSLRNKDIKRVMQAFFRKAALNRPFVFS, encoded by the exons ATGTACCTGGTCACTGTgtttggaaacctgctcatcatcctggctGTCTCAGATCCCTGcgtccacacccccatgtacttcttcctctccaacctgtcctttgtagacatctgcttcacctccaccaccatcccaaagatgctgtggAACATCCAGACACAGAGCAAAGTTATCACCTATGAAGGCTGCATCACCCAGATGTTTTTTTTTACACTGTTTGCAGGGTTGGATGACTTCCTCCTGACGGtaatggcctatgaccgctttgtggccatctgccaccccctACACTACACAGTCATCATGAATCCCCAAATCTGTGGAATTCTGGTTCTGGTTAGCTGGGCCATCA TTGTCTCCTTATTTTATTGTACGAGCTTAGGAGTGTACCTTAGCTCTTCAGCTACCCAGAGCTCACACTCAAGTGAAATTGCCTCGGTaatgtacactgtggtcacaccAATGCTTAACCCTttcatctacagtctgaggaacAAAGACATAAAGAGGGTTATGCAAGCATTCTTTAGAAAGGCAGCTCTAAATAGGCcatttgtctttagctga